One part of the Treponema sp. OMZ 787 genome encodes these proteins:
- a CDS encoding sensor histidine kinase — MTINFEDYPNCKNSQKQFFKYLLIPCLFFNFDLIFFIFSLIIFFYSEVQRQYLSKTMEVINLKDKLAESKINAKKRERILQNDVLKNAEVLILAERNRISGSLHNSIGHTLSAGILQVNALKYISNQQEVKENLNILQNALENGMTEIRECLHNMHNDSFNLQTGLEGLAENTKKPKILLTYKAESIPYELKYDIFSIVKESLSNTIKHSGATEFKISLLEHLAFYTLVLQDNGCGFSGKPVNDGIGLKVIKDFVEKHMGTVNFYSEDGFKTHITFPKIKKDKQNEDNNS; from the coding sequence ATGACTATAAATTTTGAAGATTATCCGAATTGCAAAAACTCACAAAAACAATTTTTTAAATATCTTCTTATCCCCTGTCTTTTTTTTAATTTTGATTTAATCTTTTTTATTTTTTCACTTATAATCTTTTTTTATTCCGAAGTTCAAAGACAATATCTTTCCAAAACCATGGAAGTAATAAACCTCAAAGATAAATTAGCAGAAAGCAAAATAAACGCAAAAAAACGGGAAAGAATTTTACAAAATGATGTTTTAAAAAATGCTGAAGTTTTAATTTTAGCCGAAAGAAATAGAATTTCCGGGAGCCTGCACAATTCTATAGGACATACACTTAGTGCAGGTATTTTACAGGTAAATGCTTTAAAGTATATATCAAACCAGCAAGAAGTTAAAGAAAACTTAAATATTTTACAAAATGCTTTAGAAAACGGAATGACCGAAATAAGAGAGTGTCTGCATAATATGCACAATGATTCTTTTAATTTACAAACAGGTTTGGAAGGGCTTGCTGAAAATACAAAAAAGCCTAAGATACTATTAACATATAAGGCGGAGTCCATACCTTACGAATTAAAATACGATATTTTTTCAATAGTAAAAGAAAGCCTTTCAAACACAATAAAGCACAGCGGTGCAACCGAATTCAAAATCAGTTTATTGGAGCATCTTGCATTTTACACCCTTGTACTTCAGGATAACGGATGCGGTTTTTCAGGTAAACCCGTTAATGACGGAATAGGTTTAAAAGTTATAAAAGATTTTGTAGAAAAACATATGGGTACAGTTAATTTTTATTCCGAAGACGGATTTAAAACCCACATTACTTTTCCGAAAATAAAAAAGGATAAACAAAATGAAGATAATAATAGTTGA
- a CDS encoding M20 family metallopeptidase: MDKYNIVSLVKQKEAKIIQIRRDLHQIPELQLSLPKTVSYVCKQLDELQIPYHKLVDGNAIVATIEGKEKGKCIAIRADMDALPIKENTGLSFASKHEGCMHACGHDGHTAMALGACMVLKDLSSEFKGCVKILFQPGEEYPGGALPMIEEGCLENPKVDALIGLHAGYIYPGVEKGKIGICPGAFFASMDRFQITVRGKGAHGAYPHMSVDPIPIACEIVSALQKIISRELAPTSNALISVCQIHSGTTQNIIPDEVFMEGTVRATDEDVRKFMAKRIDEIASGIAKSYRAEAETVYDFKYPVLMNDKDFTEFFAENTKEILGEDCIHEISIPTMGGEDVAFFLQKVPGTFFVLSNPIIHDGGKIYPHHSDKFDIDESLFYKGTSAVLATVLKYLDLGGLK; the protein is encoded by the coding sequence TTGGATAAATATAATATAGTTAGCTTGGTTAAACAAAAAGAAGCTAAGATTATTCAAATCAGACGAGATTTACATCAGATTCCTGAGTTGCAATTATCCTTGCCTAAGACTGTAAGTTATGTCTGCAAGCAGCTTGATGAGCTGCAAATACCATATCATAAACTTGTTGACGGCAATGCTATTGTTGCAACTATTGAAGGAAAAGAAAAGGGCAAATGTATTGCAATAAGAGCAGATATGGATGCTCTGCCCATAAAAGAAAATACGGGATTGAGTTTTGCATCAAAGCATGAAGGGTGTATGCATGCTTGCGGGCATGACGGCCATACAGCTATGGCCCTCGGTGCATGTATGGTGTTAAAGGATCTGTCATCCGAATTTAAGGGCTGCGTTAAAATTTTGTTTCAGCCCGGTGAGGAGTATCCCGGAGGTGCTCTCCCGATGATAGAAGAAGGATGCTTGGAAAACCCAAAGGTTGATGCTCTCATAGGGCTTCATGCCGGTTATATTTATCCGGGCGTCGAAAAGGGAAAAATAGGTATATGTCCGGGTGCTTTTTTTGCTTCAATGGACCGTTTTCAAATTACGGTAAGAGGCAAGGGGGCTCATGGTGCATATCCCCATATGTCTGTAGATCCTATCCCGATAGCCTGCGAAATAGTTTCTGCTCTGCAAAAGATTATAAGCAGGGAACTTGCCCCTACGTCGAATGCTTTAATTTCGGTTTGTCAAATACATAGCGGTACTACTCAAAACATAATTCCGGATGAGGTTTTTATGGAAGGAACTGTACGTGCTACAGATGAAGATGTGAGAAAGTTTATGGCAAAGCGAATTGATGAAATTGCTTCAGGCATAGCAAAGTCATATAGGGCAGAAGCAGAAACCGTTTATGACTTTAAATATCCCGTCTTAATGAATGATAAGGATTTTACGGAATTCTTTGCTGAGAATACAAAAGAAATTTTGGGGGAAGATTGTATTCATGAAATTTCAATTCCGACAATGGGCGGAGAAGATGTTGCTTTTTTCCTTCAAAAAGTTCCCGGTACTTTTTTCGTTTTGTCAAATCCGATTATACATGATGGAGGAAAAATTTATCCTCATCACTCGGATAAATTTGACATTGATGAAAGTTTATTCTATAAGGGTACTTCAGCGGTGCTGGCTACCGTTTTAAAATATTTAGACTTAGGAGGTTTAAAATGA
- a CDS encoding DUF3100 domain-containing protein → MKNIRLHLTVLVLVVISEFIGKFAFKVGIGTIVLLPMLYALILGILTTLKKVKISGDKEIKDAGSLISVTLMLLMAKYGTTIGPSILTIIKASPALILQEFGNLGTVILGVPIAVLLGLKREAIGGAHSISREPNVAIVAERYGLNSPEGEGVLGVYLVGTVFGTIFIGLMASILASATFLHPYALAMASGVGSASMMTASVGSLIELFPDMAENIKAFGAASNLLSGLDGVYMSIFLALPFSEWLFKKCYKMKYKEDAPLPSVPVEVSDDHSN, encoded by the coding sequence ATGAAGAATATACGATTGCACCTAACAGTTCTTGTGTTGGTTGTTATTTCGGAATTCATCGGAAAGTTTGCATTTAAGGTTGGGATAGGAACTATAGTTCTTTTACCAATGCTTTATGCTTTAATTCTCGGAATTTTAACGACATTAAAAAAGGTTAAAATATCCGGTGATAAAGAGATTAAAGATGCAGGAAGTCTTATAAGTGTTACTCTTATGCTTTTGATGGCTAAGTATGGAACAACAATAGGTCCAAGTATCTTGACAATTATAAAAGCAAGTCCGGCTCTTATTTTGCAGGAATTCGGAAACCTAGGAACCGTTATCTTGGGTGTTCCTATTGCCGTACTACTCGGACTGAAGCGAGAAGCTATAGGAGGTGCACATTCTATTTCGCGAGAGCCCAATGTTGCTATTGTTGCAGAGCGTTATGGTCTCAATTCTCCTGAAGGTGAAGGTGTATTAGGTGTTTATCTTGTAGGAACGGTGTTCGGCACCATATTCATTGGTCTTATGGCAAGTATTTTGGCCTCAGCAACATTCTTACACCCTTATGCTCTTGCCATGGCTTCAGGAGTAGGTTCTGCTTCTATGATGACGGCATCAGTCGGCTCTCTTATAGAATTATTCCCTGATATGGCAGAAAATATCAAGGCTTTTGGTGCAGCAAGCAACTTGCTTTCGGGATTAGACGGAGTTTATATGTCGATATTCCTTGCACTTCCTTTCTCGGAATGGCTATTTAAAAAATGCTATAAAATGAAATATAAGGAAGATGCTCCTCTTCCGTCAGTTCCGGTTGAAGTTAGTGACGATCATTCAAATTAA
- a CDS encoding DUF340 domain-containing protein — protein MKFKNALIVLLITAFVSLVGNFVGPKINPLTALPGMLILVGIAAVGIGLSKVIPGKIPAVAYIVTIAAIMTIPGVPFSKEVYEYTAKVNFLALCTPILAYAGIYTGKNLSSLKNTGWRIFVLAVAVMLGTYIFSALIAHFILKIIGQI, from the coding sequence ATGAAATTTAAGAATGCATTAATTGTTTTGCTTATAACGGCTTTTGTTTCTTTGGTAGGTAACTTCGTAGGCCCTAAAATAAATCCTCTTACCGCTCTACCCGGAATGCTTATTCTTGTGGGTATAGCTGCTGTAGGTATAGGGTTATCAAAAGTGATTCCCGGAAAAATACCTGCCGTAGCATATATTGTTACTATTGCTGCGATTATGACTATTCCCGGTGTTCCTTTTTCAAAGGAAGTATATGAATATACTGCAAAGGTAAACTTTCTAGCTCTTTGTACCCCGATTTTAGCCTATGCCGGTATTTATACCGGTAAAAACTTAAGTTCTCTTAAAAATACGGGATGGAGAATTTTTGTTTTGGCTGTTGCAGTTATGCTGGGAACCTATATCTTCTCGGCTTTAATAGCACATTTTATATTAAAAATTATCGGACAAATATAA